From the genome of Streptococcus marmotae, one region includes:
- the accC gene encoding acetyl-CoA carboxylase biotin carboxylase subunit — MFQKILIANRGEIAVRIIRAARELGIATVAVYSTADKEALHTMLADEAICIGPARSRDSYLNMNAIISAAVVTGAQAIHPGFGFLSENSTFAILCSEVGIKFIGPSGAVMDTMGDKINARKKMIEADVPVIPGSDGEVFTAEEALAIAEKIGYPVMLKASAGGGGKGIRKVEKAADLIAAFESASSEAKAAFGNGAMYLERVIYPARHIEVQILADQYGHVVHLGERDCSLQRNNQKVLEEAPSIAIGQTLREQIGQAAVRAAQSVGYENAGTIEFLLDEASGQFYFMEMNTRVQVEHPVTEFVTGIDIVKEQIRIAAGQELSVIQDEIRIQGHAIECRINAENPAFNFAPSPGKISNLYLPSGGVGVRVDSAVYPGYTIPPYYDSMIAKVIVHGGNRFEALMKMQRALYELEIDGLVTNTDFQLDLIADKRVVAGDYDTAYLMEDFLPRYRGVVE, encoded by the coding sequence ATGTTTCAAAAAATACTCATCGCCAATCGTGGAGAAATTGCTGTGCGGATTATTCGTGCGGCACGCGAATTGGGAATTGCAACAGTTGCAGTTTATTCAACGGCTGATAAGGAAGCTTTGCATACGATGTTAGCAGATGAAGCTATTTGTATTGGTCCAGCTCGTTCGAGAGATTCCTATCTAAACATGAATGCCATTATTTCTGCAGCTGTCGTAACAGGGGCGCAAGCTATTCACCCAGGATTTGGTTTTTTAAGTGAAAATTCTACCTTTGCGATTCTTTGTTCCGAAGTAGGAATTAAATTTATCGGACCGTCTGGAGCAGTCATGGACACCATGGGGGATAAAATTAATGCTCGAAAAAAGATGATTGAAGCAGATGTCCCTGTGATTCCAGGTTCAGACGGAGAAGTATTTACAGCTGAAGAAGCCCTTGCCATTGCTGAAAAAATTGGTTATCCTGTCATGCTAAAAGCTTCAGCTGGTGGTGGGGGAAAAGGAATCCGCAAGGTGGAAAAAGCAGCAGACCTGATTGCAGCTTTTGAGTCTGCTTCCAGCGAAGCCAAGGCCGCTTTTGGAAATGGGGCTATGTATCTTGAGCGGGTCATTTACCCAGCAAGACATATTGAGGTTCAAATTTTAGCAGACCAATACGGTCATGTTGTCCATTTAGGAGAGCGTGATTGCTCCCTTCAGCGTAATAATCAAAAGGTTCTTGAAGAAGCTCCGTCCATTGCTATTGGGCAAACCCTTCGTGAACAGATTGGCCAAGCAGCAGTACGAGCAGCCCAGTCTGTTGGGTATGAAAATGCAGGAACGATTGAATTTCTGCTAGACGAAGCAAGTGGTCAGTTTTATTTCATGGAAATGAACACCCGTGTTCAGGTAGAACATCCTGTAACAGAATTTGTCACGGGCATTGATATTGTCAAGGAGCAGATTCGTATTGCTGCAGGGCAAGAACTGAGTGTGATTCAAGACGAGATTAGGATTCAGGGTCATGCCATTGAGTGCCGTATCAATGCTGAAAATCCAGCCTTTAACTTTGCACCAAGTCCCGGGAAGATTTCTAATCTCTACCTACCGAGTGGTGGTGTCGGAGTGCGAGTGGATTCGGCGGTTTATCCAGGGTATACAATTCCGCCCTACTACGACAGCATGATTGCTAAGGTCATTGTCCATGGTGGCAATCGTTTTGAAGCTTTGATGAAAATGCAGCGTGCCTTGTATGAGTTAGAGATTGATGGACTGGTGACCAATACAGATTTCCAATTGGACTTGATTGCGGATAAACGTGTGGTAGCAGGAGATTATGACACCGCCTACCTCATGGAAGACTTTTTACCTCGTTATCGTGGAGTAGTAGAGTAA
- the fabD gene encoding ACP S-malonyltransferase, whose amino-acid sequence MTKRAYLFAGQGAQYLGMGRDLYDQYEIVRQTFDEARSVLGYDLRHLIDSDEEKLNQTRYTQPAILTTSVAIWRLLQEKGASADMVAGLSLGEYSALVASGALDFKEAVALVAKRGEYMETAAPAGSGKMVAVLNADLDIIEQVCQKASEYGIVAAANYNTPAQIVIGGEVAAVDRALDLLKEAGVKRLIPLNVSGPFHTALLEPASKQLATALATVSFHDFTLPLVGNTLAQVMTKEEIVPLLTRQVMEPVRFYDSIACMQAAGVTEFVEIGPGAVLSGFLKKIDRSARVHQVENLATLATFMAEE is encoded by the coding sequence ATGACAAAAAGAGCCTATTTATTTGCTGGTCAAGGTGCTCAATACCTTGGAATGGGGCGTGACCTCTATGACCAGTATGAAATTGTGAGACAAACTTTTGATGAAGCAAGAAGTGTTCTTGGTTATGATTTACGGCACTTGATTGACTCAGATGAGGAAAAACTGAATCAAACTCGCTATACTCAGCCAGCGATTTTGACGACTTCAGTTGCTATTTGGCGTTTGTTGCAGGAAAAGGGAGCAAGCGCAGATATGGTGGCCGGTCTCTCTCTAGGTGAATATAGTGCCCTGGTAGCTTCAGGTGCCTTAGATTTTAAAGAGGCGGTTGCCCTGGTAGCTAAGCGTGGTGAATATATGGAGACTGCTGCGCCGGCAGGTAGTGGTAAAATGGTGGCCGTCCTGAATGCGGATTTAGATATAATTGAACAAGTCTGTCAAAAAGCTTCAGAATATGGCATTGTGGCAGCTGCTAACTACAACACACCTGCTCAAATCGTGATTGGTGGTGAAGTTGCTGCAGTCGATAGGGCTTTAGATTTGCTGAAAGAAGCAGGGGTGAAGCGCTTGATCCCCCTCAATGTATCAGGCCCTTTTCACACAGCCTTACTAGAACCTGCTTCAAAGCAATTAGCAACAGCCTTGGCGACGGTTTCCTTTCATGATTTTACCCTTCCCTTGGTTGGCAATACGCTGGCTCAGGTGATGACCAAAGAAGAAATCGTTCCTCTTTTGACGCGCCAGGTGATGGAACCCGTTCGTTTCTATGATTCGATTGCTTGTATGCAGGCGGCTGGAGTAACAGAATTTGTTGAAATTGGGCCAGGAGCAGTCTTGTCAGGTTTCTTGAAAAAAATTGATCGCTCAGCACGTGTCCATCAGGTCGAAAATCTCGCTACACTGGCAACATTTATGGCAGAGGAGTAA
- the accD gene encoding acetyl-CoA carboxylase, carboxyltransferase subunit beta, which yields MALFRKKDKYIRINPNRSLMNTTSQNKPEVPDALFSKCPACKRLIYQKELGQEKMCQHCSYTFRISAYERLNLTIDEGSFEELFTGIETTNPLNFPQYTEKLAAVRAKTGLDEAVLTGKAEILGQEVALGIMDASFIMASMGTVVGEKITRLFEYATEQQFPVVLFTASGGARMQEGIMSLMQMAKISTAVKRHSNAGLFYLTILTDPTTGGVTASFAMEGDIILAEPQALVGFAGRRVIETTVREQLPDDFQKAEFLQEHGFVDAIVKRQALRETIGYLVRLHGGKR from the coding sequence ATGGCTTTATTTAGAAAAAAGGATAAATACATTCGCATCAATCCCAATCGATCGCTTATGAATACAACTTCTCAGAATAAGCCCGAAGTGCCGGATGCCCTATTTTCAAAATGTCCTGCCTGCAAACGTCTGATTTATCAGAAAGAGTTGGGTCAGGAGAAAATGTGCCAGCATTGTTCCTACACCTTTCGTATTAGTGCCTATGAGCGTCTGAATTTAACGATCGATGAGGGATCGTTTGAAGAATTGTTTACAGGTATTGAAACGACCAATCCTCTCAATTTCCCCCAGTATACCGAAAAGTTAGCAGCAGTCCGTGCGAAAACAGGTTTGGATGAAGCGGTATTGACAGGAAAGGCAGAGATTTTAGGTCAGGAAGTAGCACTCGGTATTATGGATGCGTCCTTTATCATGGCTAGTATGGGGACCGTGGTCGGCGAAAAAATCACCCGTTTGTTTGAATATGCGACAGAGCAACAGTTTCCGGTCGTCCTTTTTACAGCTTCGGGCGGTGCTCGGATGCAGGAAGGGATTATGAGTCTCATGCAAATGGCAAAGATTTCTACAGCTGTTAAGCGCCATTCCAATGCAGGTTTGTTCTATTTGACCATTTTGACAGATCCAACGACAGGTGGGGTAACCGCCTCCTTTGCTATGGAGGGTGACATTATCCTAGCTGAGCCACAAGCCTTAGTAGGCTTTGCGGGCCGTCGTGTGATTGAAACGACTGTTCGAGAGCAGCTACCAGATGATTTTCAAAAGGCTGAATTTTTACAAGAACATGGATTTGTCGATGCAATTGTCAAGCGGCAAGCATTACGGGAAACCATTGGCTACCTAGTTCGATTGCATGGAGGAAAGAGATGA
- a CDS encoding MarR family winged helix-turn-helix transcriptional regulator, translating to MEEAKINEYLTAIFNNVLIIEETSLRGSRFKDISIKEMHTIDVIGDREGVTPSHVASALMVTLGTVTTSLNNLERKGYIERVRSTRDRRVIHLHLTKKGRLVYRLHQRFHKEMVHQITSDMDEAEYKVMKKGLLKLYQFLEGLK from the coding sequence GTGGAAGAAGCAAAGATCAATGAATATCTGACTGCAATCTTTAATAATGTATTGATTATTGAAGAAACCAGCCTGCGCGGTAGTCGTTTTAAGGATATTTCAATCAAGGAAATGCACACGATTGATGTCATTGGTGACAGAGAAGGTGTGACTCCTAGTCATGTTGCCAGTGCTTTGATGGTCACACTTGGTACAGTAACAACTAGTTTGAATAATTTGGAACGAAAAGGCTATATTGAACGGGTTCGATCAACTAGAGATCGCCGTGTGATTCATCTTCATTTGACCAAAAAAGGGAGATTGGTCTATCGATTGCACCAACGATTTCACAAGGAGATGGTGCACCAAATTACCTCAGATATGGATGAAGCCGAATATAAGGTCATGAAAAAGGGTCTCTTGAAACTCTATCAGTTCTTGGAGGGCTTAAAATGA
- a CDS encoding acetyl-CoA carboxylase carboxyl transferase subunit alpha, which yields MTEIAKIIRQARDQARLTSLDYARLLLDDFMELHGDRQFRDDGAVIGGLGLLGGMPVTVVGIQKGKSLQDNLKRNFGQPHPEGYRKALRLMQQAEKFCRPILTLINTAGAYPGIGAEERGQGEAIARNLMEMSDLKVPIIALIIGEGGSGGALALAVADRVWMLENAIYAVLSPEGFASILWKDASRAMEAAKLMKITSYELLEMGVIDKVISEKGSQTEVVEGLKEELIASFAELQSRSREQLVAERYERFRKY from the coding sequence ATGACGGAGATAGCAAAAATCATTCGGCAGGCACGTGATCAGGCTCGATTGACCAGTCTGGACTATGCGCGTCTGCTCCTAGATGACTTTATGGAATTGCATGGTGATCGCCAATTTCGCGATGACGGTGCAGTCATCGGTGGTCTTGGGCTGTTAGGTGGAATGCCTGTCACAGTCGTAGGGATTCAAAAAGGTAAGAGTTTACAAGATAATTTGAAACGAAATTTTGGTCAGCCACATCCAGAAGGTTATCGCAAGGCACTACGCTTGATGCAGCAGGCTGAGAAATTTTGTCGGCCAATTCTGACGTTGATTAATACGGCTGGAGCCTATCCAGGAATCGGTGCGGAAGAGCGTGGCCAAGGGGAGGCGATTGCTCGTAATCTCATGGAAATGAGTGATTTAAAGGTTCCTATTATTGCTCTAATCATCGGTGAGGGGGGATCAGGTGGCGCACTCGCCCTAGCAGTAGCAGACCGAGTCTGGATGTTAGAGAATGCCATCTATGCGGTGCTTAGTCCAGAAGGTTTTGCCTCTATTTTATGGAAAGATGCCAGTCGTGCTATGGAAGCTGCCAAGCTCATGAAAATCACCTCCTATGAACTATTGGAAATGGGAGTAATTGACAAGGTTATTTCAGAAAAAGGCAGTCAAACAGAAGTTGTGGAAGGCTTGAAAGAAGAGTTGATTGCTAGCTTTGCGGAGTTACAATCTCGTTCAAGAGAACAATTAGTCGCAGAACGGTATGAGCGTTTCCGAAAATATTAA
- the fabK gene encoding enoyl-[acyl-carrier-protein] reductase FabK produces MQTKITELLGIDYPIFQGGMAWVADGDLAGAVSNAGGLGIIGGGNAPKEVVKANIDKVKSLTGKPFGVNIMLLSPFVEDIVDLVIEEGVKVVTTGAGNPGKYMERFHAAGITVIPVVPSVALAKRMEKLGVDAVIAEGMEAGGHIGKLTTMTLVRQVVEAVSIPVIAAGGIADGAGAAAAFMLGAEAVQVGTRFVVATESNAHPNFKAKILRAKDIDTTVSAQVVGHPVRAIKNKLATAYASAEKDFLRGEKTSEDIEVLGAGALRNAVVDGDVDYGSVMAGQIAGLIRKEESCAEIVRDIYDGAARVIKEQATRWATSGE; encoded by the coding sequence ATGCAAACAAAAATTACAGAACTGCTTGGTATTGATTATCCTATTTTCCAAGGTGGAATGGCTTGGGTCGCAGATGGGGATTTAGCTGGTGCGGTATCCAATGCAGGAGGTCTAGGGATTATCGGTGGCGGAAATGCCCCAAAAGAGGTTGTCAAAGCCAATATTGACAAGGTTAAATCATTAACTGGCAAGCCATTTGGAGTCAACATCATGCTCTTATCACCATTTGTAGAAGACATTGTTGATTTAGTCATTGAAGAAGGTGTCAAAGTGGTAACGACTGGTGCTGGAAATCCAGGGAAGTATATGGAGCGGTTTCATGCTGCGGGAATTACAGTCATTCCAGTTGTTCCAAGTGTTGCCCTTGCAAAACGCATGGAGAAACTAGGTGTTGATGCTGTCATCGCAGAAGGTATGGAAGCTGGTGGCCATATTGGAAAATTGACGACTATGACTTTGGTCCGACAGGTAGTTGAGGCAGTATCCATTCCTGTTATTGCGGCAGGAGGAATTGCAGATGGTGCTGGAGCGGCAGCGGCCTTTATGCTAGGAGCGGAGGCAGTACAAGTTGGGACACGCTTTGTTGTCGCAACAGAATCCAATGCTCATCCAAACTTCAAGGCTAAGATTCTCAGGGCAAAAGATATTGATACTACTGTTTCCGCTCAAGTCGTAGGTCATCCTGTACGTGCTATCAAAAATAAGTTGGCAACAGCTTATGCAAGCGCAGAAAAAGACTTTCTACGTGGGGAAAAAACAAGCGAAGACATTGAAGTCTTAGGAGCTGGCGCTTTGCGTAATGCGGTTGTAGACGGTGATGTGGATTATGGCTCCGTCATGGCTGGACAGATTGCTGGCTTGATTAGAAAAGAAGAGTCATGTGCGGAGATTGTGCGTGATATTTATGACGGAGCAGCTCGTGTTATCAAGGAACAGGCTACACGTTGGGCAACAAGTGGAGAATAA
- the fabF gene encoding beta-ketoacyl-ACP synthase II, whose product MTTNRVVVTGYGLTSPIGNTPEEFWNSLKSGKVGIGPITKFDTSDYNVHNAAEVTDFPFDKYFVKKDSNRYDLYSLYALYAAHEAVAHAALDTDSLNRDRFGVVLSTGIGGIKEIEEQVEKMNTKGAKRIRPMVLPKALPNMAAGNIAMQVGANGICKCVITACAASNDAIGEAFRDIKFGFQDVMLAGGSEAAITPFAIGGFQALTALSTTEDPERASIPFDKDRNGFVMGEGAAVLVLESLEHATKRGATILAEIVGYGNTCDAHHMTSPHPEGLGAIKAMKLAIGEAGLEPKDIDYINAHGTSTPVNEKAESQAIVAVFGTNTPVSSTKSYTGHLLGAAGAVEAVAVIEAIRHSHAPKTAGTTELSDYIEADVIYGQGRDMEIRHAISNTFGFGGHNAVIAFKRWED is encoded by the coding sequence ATGACAACAAACCGTGTAGTAGTAACAGGATATGGCCTAACATCGCCAATCGGAAACACACCTGAAGAATTTTGGAATAGCTTGAAGTCTGGAAAAGTCGGAATTGGACCGATTACCAAATTTGATACGAGCGATTACAATGTCCACAATGCTGCAGAAGTGACCGATTTTCCATTTGATAAGTATTTCGTCAAAAAAGATAGCAACCGCTATGATTTGTATTCTCTATATGCTTTATATGCAGCTCACGAGGCAGTTGCTCATGCTGCTTTAGATACCGATAGCCTAAATCGCGACCGTTTTGGTGTTGTTTTATCAACAGGTATCGGTGGAATCAAGGAAATTGAAGAGCAGGTTGAAAAAATGAACACCAAGGGCGCAAAGCGAATTCGACCTATGGTCCTTCCTAAGGCTCTTCCGAATATGGCTGCTGGCAATATTGCTATGCAGGTTGGGGCAAATGGCATTTGTAAATGTGTGATTACCGCTTGTGCTGCATCCAATGACGCAATTGGTGAGGCCTTTCGTGACATCAAATTTGGATTTCAAGATGTCATGTTAGCAGGTGGCTCAGAAGCTGCGATTACACCGTTCGCAATCGGCGGTTTCCAAGCCTTAACAGCCCTCTCCACCACGGAAGATCCAGAGAGAGCCTCTATTCCCTTTGATAAGGATCGTAATGGTTTTGTCATGGGAGAAGGTGCAGCTGTCCTGGTTTTGGAAAGTTTGGAGCATGCCACAAAACGTGGAGCGACCATTCTAGCAGAAATTGTAGGATATGGAAATACCTGCGATGCCCACCACATGACCTCTCCTCATCCAGAAGGACTTGGTGCCATTAAGGCGATGAAGTTAGCCATTGGTGAAGCAGGTTTAGAACCTAAAGATATTGATTATATCAACGCCCATGGAACTTCTACTCCAGTTAATGAAAAGGCAGAGAGCCAAGCGATTGTAGCAGTATTTGGGACGAATACGCCAGTTTCTTCTACCAAATCTTACACTGGTCATCTCTTAGGAGCAGCAGGAGCCGTTGAGGCGGTTGCGGTGATTGAGGCCATACGCCATTCTCATGCTCCAAAGACAGCGGGAACGACAGAATTGTCCGATTACATTGAAGCAGATGTTATTTATGGTCAAGGTCGTGATATGGAAATCCGCCATGCCATTTCAAATACCTTTGGTTTCGGTGGCCACAATGCCGTGATTGCTTTTAAACGTTGGGAGGATTAA
- a CDS encoding acyl carrier protein — MAVFEKVQAIIVEELGKDAEEVTLTTTFEDLDADSLDLFQVISEIEDEFDIQIESEEGLNTVADLVAYVEAQTK, encoded by the coding sequence ATGGCAGTATTTGAAAAAGTACAAGCAATTATTGTTGAAGAACTTGGTAAGGATGCAGAAGAAGTGACCCTTACAACAACATTTGAAGATTTAGATGCAGATTCATTGGACTTGTTCCAAGTTATTTCAGAAATCGAAGATGAATTTGATATTCAAATCGAATCAGAAGAAGGGTTGAACACGGTAGCTGATTTAGTGGCTTACGTAGAAGCACAAACAAAATAA
- the fabG gene encoding 3-oxoacyl-[acyl-carrier-protein] reductase — protein sequence MEVKGKNVLITGSSRGIGLGIAHEFARQGANIILNGRNSISEEVIESFASYGVQVHVVLGNVADSSEAQRMVAEAIEYAGSVDILVNNAGITKDGLALRMSEDDFESVLKVNLTGTFNMTQAVLKPMTKAKAGAIINLSSVVGLTGNAGQANYAASKAGVIGLTKSISREVAGRNIRVNAIAPGFIESDMTAVLPDKIKTAMLGQIPMKRFGLVQEVAEVAVFLARQEYLTGQVLAIDGGLTMQ from the coding sequence ATGGAAGTAAAGGGAAAAAATGTCTTGATTACAGGATCTAGTCGTGGAATTGGACTGGGTATTGCCCATGAATTTGCAAGGCAAGGAGCTAATATTATCTTAAATGGGCGCAATAGTATTTCAGAAGAGGTGATAGAGAGTTTTGCATCTTATGGTGTTCAAGTCCATGTGGTGCTGGGCAATGTTGCGGACTCTAGTGAAGCACAGCGTATGGTAGCAGAAGCCATTGAATATGCAGGTTCTGTCGATATCTTGGTCAACAATGCTGGCATTACCAAAGACGGCTTGGCACTAAGGATGTCAGAAGATGATTTTGAGTCGGTACTTAAGGTTAATCTGACAGGGACTTTTAATATGACACAGGCTGTGTTGAAACCGATGACCAAGGCGAAAGCTGGAGCAATTATCAATTTGTCTAGTGTCGTGGGGTTGACAGGGAATGCCGGTCAGGCCAATTATGCAGCTTCTAAAGCAGGCGTGATTGGATTGACCAAGTCGATTTCCCGTGAGGTTGCCGGTCGCAATATCCGTGTCAATGCGATTGCACCAGGTTTTATCGAGTCAGATATGACAGCTGTTTTACCGGATAAGATCAAGACAGCTATGCTAGGGCAAATTCCGATGAAACGTTTTGGGTTGGTACAAGAAGTAGCAGAAGTTGCTGTATTTCTCGCTCGCCAAGAATACCTCACAGGCCAAGTGCTCGCCATAGATGGTGGCTTAACCATGCAATAA
- the accB gene encoding acetyl-CoA carboxylase biotin carboxyl carrier protein yields MNNTEIKDLMAQFDQSSLREFSYRNNGVQLVFSKNEHKAESVGPSIQSATPAEGMSEPRVEATSVARVAERAPETVSEGTVVDSPLVGVAYLSPSPDKAAFVSVGNTVKKGQTVMIIEAMKVMNEIPAPCDGVIAEVLVANEAVVEFGQGLVRIV; encoded by the coding sequence GTGAACAATACTGAGATTAAGGACTTGATGGCTCAATTTGATCAATCAAGTCTACGGGAATTTTCTTATAGAAACAACGGTGTTCAACTCGTCTTTAGTAAAAATGAACACAAGGCTGAGTCGGTTGGACCAAGTATTCAGTCGGCTACCCCAGCAGAAGGTATGTCAGAGCCGAGAGTTGAAGCAACCAGTGTAGCAAGAGTAGCAGAAAGGGCTCCTGAAACCGTGAGCGAAGGGACAGTTGTAGACAGTCCGCTCGTAGGAGTAGCCTATCTATCTCCATCACCAGACAAGGCGGCTTTTGTTTCAGTAGGTAATACTGTTAAAAAAGGTCAAACCGTGATGATTATCGAAGCTATGAAGGTGATGAATGAAATTCCTGCACCGTGTGATGGTGTGATAGCAGAAGTCTTGGTTGCTAATGAAGCTGTGGTTGAATTTGGACAAGGATTGGTACGGATTGTATGA
- a CDS encoding beta-ketoacyl-ACP synthase III produces MTSFAKISHVAHYVPKQVIENDQLALLMDTSDEWIASRTGIRRRHITRNEDTSDLATQVAKQLLQKSGYAPETIDFIILATITPDSAMPSTAARVQANIGASQAFAYDLVAACSGFVFALSTAEKLIASGRYKRGMVIGAETLSKTLDWSDRSTAVLFGDGAGGVLLDVAEQPHFLGEIHRTDGSRGMDLQSGVSGLSSPFSETSVPHPYLKMEGRSIFEFALRDVTKTIQDLLVNHDLSDDEIDYYLLHQANRRILEKMAKKLGSHLAKFPANMAEYGNTSAASIPILLSECVEQGSILLDGSQTLVMSGFGGGLTWGAILLKL; encoded by the coding sequence ATGACGAGCTTTGCAAAAATCAGTCATGTGGCCCATTATGTTCCTAAGCAAGTTATTGAAAATGATCAATTGGCGCTGCTAATGGATACGAGTGATGAGTGGATTGCCTCTAGGACGGGGATTCGCAGACGCCATATCACAAGGAATGAGGATACGAGTGATTTAGCGACACAAGTAGCAAAGCAGTTGCTGCAAAAGAGTGGCTATGCTCCAGAAACGATTGATTTTATTATCCTTGCAACGATTACACCAGACTCTGCTATGCCGTCAACAGCAGCACGAGTTCAGGCCAATATTGGTGCAAGTCAAGCCTTTGCCTATGATTTGGTTGCAGCGTGTTCAGGCTTTGTCTTTGCCTTATCGACTGCTGAAAAGTTGATTGCTTCGGGTCGATACAAACGAGGGATGGTCATTGGTGCAGAAACACTTTCCAAAACCCTTGATTGGTCAGATAGAAGCACGGCTGTTCTCTTTGGAGATGGTGCAGGCGGTGTCCTATTAGATGTGGCAGAGCAACCGCATTTTCTAGGGGAAATTCATCGGACAGATGGTAGCAGAGGAATGGATTTACAATCAGGTGTGTCAGGACTTTCATCTCCTTTTTCAGAAACAAGTGTTCCTCATCCCTATCTGAAAATGGAAGGGCGCTCTATCTTTGAATTTGCGCTGCGAGATGTGACCAAGACCATACAAGACTTGCTTGTCAACCACGATTTATCAGATGATGAGATTGATTATTATTTATTACATCAGGCCAATCGACGGATTTTGGAAAAAATGGCTAAGAAATTAGGCAGTCATCTAGCGAAATTTCCAGCCAATATGGCCGAGTATGGCAATACCAGTGCAGCAAGTATTCCGATTTTACTATCGGAGTGTGTAGAGCAGGGTAGCATTCTCCTTGACGGCAGCCAAACTTTGGTGATGAGTGGATTTGGTGGAGGCCTCACTTGGGGAGCTATTCTATTAAAACTTTAG
- the fabZ gene encoding 3-hydroxyacyl-ACP dehydratase FabZ: protein MMTIQEIKEALPHRYPMLLVDRVLEVREDEIVALKNVTMNEPFFNGHFPDYPVMPGVLIMEALAQTAGVLELSKEENKGKLVFYAGMDKVKFKKQVVPGDQLIMTARFVKRRGTIAVVEAKAEVDGVLAASGTLTFAVGV, encoded by the coding sequence ATGATGACGATACAAGAAATAAAAGAAGCTCTTCCTCATCGTTATCCGATGCTTTTAGTTGATCGGGTGCTGGAGGTTAGAGAAGATGAAATTGTAGCGCTAAAAAATGTGACCATGAACGAACCGTTCTTTAATGGGCATTTTCCAGACTATCCTGTTATGCCAGGAGTTCTGATTATGGAAGCCCTAGCGCAGACAGCAGGTGTTTTGGAACTGTCTAAGGAAGAGAACAAGGGGAAATTGGTCTTTTACGCAGGTATGGACAAGGTAAAATTTAAAAAGCAAGTTGTGCCAGGAGACCAGCTCATCATGACAGCTCGTTTTGTCAAACGTCGTGGGACGATTGCAGTTGTTGAAGCCAAAGCGGAAGTAGACGGTGTACTCGCAGCAAGTGGAACCCTAACCTTTGCAGTAGGTGTCTGA